A genome region from Lutra lutra chromosome 11, mLutLut1.2, whole genome shotgun sequence includes the following:
- the HNRNPA2B1 gene encoding heterogeneous nuclear ribonucleoproteins A2/B1 isoform X1: MEKTLETVPLERKKREKEQFRKLFIGGLSFETTEESLRNYYEQWGKLTDCVVMRDPASKRSRGFGFVTFSSMAEVDAAMAARPHSIDGRVVEPKRAVAREESGKPGAHVTVKKLFVGGIKEDTEEHHLRDYFEEYGKIDTIEIITDRQSGKKRGFGFVTFDDHDPVDKIVLQKYHTINGHNAEVRKALSRQEMQEVQSSRSGRGGNFGFGDSRGGGGNFGPGPGSNFRGGSDGYGSGRGFGDGYNGYGGGPGGGNFGGSPGYGGGRGGYGGGGPGYGNQGGGYGGGYDNYGGGNYGSGNYNDFGNYNQQPSNYGPMKSGNFGGSRNMGGPYGGGNYGPGGSGGSGGYGGRSRY; encoded by the exons aaAACTTTAGAAACTGTTCCTTTGGAGAGGAAAAAG agagaaaaggaacagttCCGTAAACTCTTTATTGGTGGCTTGAGCTTTGAAACCACAGAAGAAAGTTTGAGGAATTACTACGAGCAATGGGGGAAACTTACAGACTGTGTG GTTATGAGGGATCCtgcaagcaaaagatcaagaGGATTTGGCTTTGTAACTTTTTCATCCATGGCTGAGGTTGATGCTGCCATGGCTGCAAGACCTCATTCAATTGATGGGAGAGTGGTTGAGCCAAAACGTGCTGTTGCAAGAGAG gAATCTGGAAAACCGGGGGCTCATGTAACTGTGAAGAAGCTGTTTGTTGGTGGGATTAAAGAAGATACTGAGGAACATCATCTTAGAGATTATTTTGAGGAATATGGAAAGATTGATACCATTGAGATAATTACTGATAGACAGTCTGGAAAGAAAAGAGGCTTTGGATTTGTTACTTTTGATGATCATGATCCTGTGGATAAGATCGTGT TGCAGAAATATCATACCATCAATGGTCATAATGCAGAAGTAAGAAAGGCTCTGTCTAGACAAGAAATGCAGGAAGTCCAAAGTTCTAGAAGTGGAAGAGGAG GTAACTTTGGTTTTGGAGATTCTCGTGGTGGTGGTGGAAATTTTGGACCAGGACCAGGAAGTAACTTTAGAGGAGGATCTG ATGGATATGGAAGTGGTCGTGGATTTGGGGATGGCTATAATGGGTATGGAGGAGGACCTGGAG GTGGCAATTTTGGAGGTAGCCCTGGttatggaggaggaagaggaggatatGGTGGTGGAGGACCTGGATATGGCAACCAGGGTGGGGGCTACGGAGGTGGTTATGACAACTATGGAGGAG GAAATTATGGAAGTGGAAATTACAATGATTTTGGAAATTATAACCAGCAACCCTCTAACTATGGTCCAATGAAGAGTGGAAACTTTGGTGGTAGCAGGAACATGGGGGGACCATATGGTGGAG GAAACTATGGTCCTGGAGGCAGTGGAGGAAGTGGGGGTTATGGAGGGAGAAGCCGATACTGA
- the HNRNPA2B1 gene encoding heterogeneous nuclear ribonucleoproteins A2/B1 isoform X2 produces MEREKEQFRKLFIGGLSFETTEESLRNYYEQWGKLTDCVVMRDPASKRSRGFGFVTFSSMAEVDAAMAARPHSIDGRVVEPKRAVAREESGKPGAHVTVKKLFVGGIKEDTEEHHLRDYFEEYGKIDTIEIITDRQSGKKRGFGFVTFDDHDPVDKIVLQKYHTINGHNAEVRKALSRQEMQEVQSSRSGRGGNFGFGDSRGGGGNFGPGPGSNFRGGSDGYGSGRGFGDGYNGYGGGPGGGNFGGSPGYGGGRGGYGGGGPGYGNQGGGYGGGYDNYGGGNYGSGNYNDFGNYNQQPSNYGPMKSGNFGGSRNMGGPYGGGNYGPGGSGGSGGYGGRSRY; encoded by the exons agagaaaaggaacagttCCGTAAACTCTTTATTGGTGGCTTGAGCTTTGAAACCACAGAAGAAAGTTTGAGGAATTACTACGAGCAATGGGGGAAACTTACAGACTGTGTG GTTATGAGGGATCCtgcaagcaaaagatcaagaGGATTTGGCTTTGTAACTTTTTCATCCATGGCTGAGGTTGATGCTGCCATGGCTGCAAGACCTCATTCAATTGATGGGAGAGTGGTTGAGCCAAAACGTGCTGTTGCAAGAGAG gAATCTGGAAAACCGGGGGCTCATGTAACTGTGAAGAAGCTGTTTGTTGGTGGGATTAAAGAAGATACTGAGGAACATCATCTTAGAGATTATTTTGAGGAATATGGAAAGATTGATACCATTGAGATAATTACTGATAGACAGTCTGGAAAGAAAAGAGGCTTTGGATTTGTTACTTTTGATGATCATGATCCTGTGGATAAGATCGTGT TGCAGAAATATCATACCATCAATGGTCATAATGCAGAAGTAAGAAAGGCTCTGTCTAGACAAGAAATGCAGGAAGTCCAAAGTTCTAGAAGTGGAAGAGGAG GTAACTTTGGTTTTGGAGATTCTCGTGGTGGTGGTGGAAATTTTGGACCAGGACCAGGAAGTAACTTTAGAGGAGGATCTG ATGGATATGGAAGTGGTCGTGGATTTGGGGATGGCTATAATGGGTATGGAGGAGGACCTGGAG GTGGCAATTTTGGAGGTAGCCCTGGttatggaggaggaagaggaggatatGGTGGTGGAGGACCTGGATATGGCAACCAGGGTGGGGGCTACGGAGGTGGTTATGACAACTATGGAGGAG GAAATTATGGAAGTGGAAATTACAATGATTTTGGAAATTATAACCAGCAACCCTCTAACTATGGTCCAATGAAGAGTGGAAACTTTGGTGGTAGCAGGAACATGGGGGGACCATATGGTGGAG GAAACTATGGTCCTGGAGGCAGTGGAGGAAGTGGGGGTTATGGAGGGAGAAGCCGATACTGA
- the HNRNPA2B1 gene encoding heterogeneous nuclear ribonucleoproteins A2/B1 isoform X3, translated as MEKTLETVPLERKKREKEQFRKLFIGGLSFETTEESLRNYYEQWGKLTDCVVMRDPASKRSRGFGFVTFSSMAEVDAAMAARPHSIDGRVVEPKRAVAREESGKPGAHVTVKKLFVGGIKEDTEEHHLRDYFEEYGKIDTIEIITDRQSGKKRGFGFVTFDDHDPVDKIVLQKYHTINGHNAEVRKALSRQEMQEVQSSRSGRGGNFGFGDSRGGGGNFGPGPGSNFRGGSDGYGSGRGFGDGYNGYGGGPGGNYGSGNYNDFGNYNQQPSNYGPMKSGNFGGSRNMGGPYGGGNYGPGGSGGSGGYGGRSRY; from the exons aaAACTTTAGAAACTGTTCCTTTGGAGAGGAAAAAG agagaaaaggaacagttCCGTAAACTCTTTATTGGTGGCTTGAGCTTTGAAACCACAGAAGAAAGTTTGAGGAATTACTACGAGCAATGGGGGAAACTTACAGACTGTGTG GTTATGAGGGATCCtgcaagcaaaagatcaagaGGATTTGGCTTTGTAACTTTTTCATCCATGGCTGAGGTTGATGCTGCCATGGCTGCAAGACCTCATTCAATTGATGGGAGAGTGGTTGAGCCAAAACGTGCTGTTGCAAGAGAG gAATCTGGAAAACCGGGGGCTCATGTAACTGTGAAGAAGCTGTTTGTTGGTGGGATTAAAGAAGATACTGAGGAACATCATCTTAGAGATTATTTTGAGGAATATGGAAAGATTGATACCATTGAGATAATTACTGATAGACAGTCTGGAAAGAAAAGAGGCTTTGGATTTGTTACTTTTGATGATCATGATCCTGTGGATAAGATCGTGT TGCAGAAATATCATACCATCAATGGTCATAATGCAGAAGTAAGAAAGGCTCTGTCTAGACAAGAAATGCAGGAAGTCCAAAGTTCTAGAAGTGGAAGAGGAG GTAACTTTGGTTTTGGAGATTCTCGTGGTGGTGGTGGAAATTTTGGACCAGGACCAGGAAGTAACTTTAGAGGAGGATCTG ATGGATATGGAAGTGGTCGTGGATTTGGGGATGGCTATAATGGGTATGGAGGAGGACCTGGAG GAAATTATGGAAGTGGAAATTACAATGATTTTGGAAATTATAACCAGCAACCCTCTAACTATGGTCCAATGAAGAGTGGAAACTTTGGTGGTAGCAGGAACATGGGGGGACCATATGGTGGAG GAAACTATGGTCCTGGAGGCAGTGGAGGAAGTGGGGGTTATGGAGGGAGAAGCCGATACTGA